Proteins found in one Gordonia sp. PDNC005 genomic segment:
- a CDS encoding NDMA-dependent alcohol dehydrogenase: protein MKTKAAVLHGVNEEWKIEEIELGDPVAGEVQVRLVASGLCHSDHHLRTGQSPAPFPVVGGHEGAGVVVKVGEGVTRFAEGDHVVTAFIPACGVCEPCSRGAQNICDEGAGLLTGLSISDKTHRVTQNGEGLTQMCLLGTFSPYITVNEASLVKVENDIPLQQAALLGCGVATGWGSASEIGGTRVGDTVVVVGIGGVGINSVQGAKASGARHVVAVDPVKFKRDMAEKLGATHTFESMEEAIPAVNELTWGKMANTVVLTIGEMKGEYIAPAAALTAKGGQVVVVGMGDYAAMDVKLNLFELTLLQKRIQGAIFGGAGPRTQIPKLLNEYRAGQLNLADLVTQTYRLEDINRAYDDMLEGNNIRGMVVYDEADW from the coding sequence ATGAAGACGAAAGCCGCAGTCCTGCACGGCGTCAACGAGGAATGGAAGATCGAGGAGATCGAGCTCGGCGACCCGGTCGCCGGGGAAGTCCAGGTGCGGTTGGTCGCATCCGGACTCTGCCACTCGGACCACCATCTGCGGACCGGGCAGTCGCCCGCGCCGTTCCCCGTTGTCGGCGGCCACGAAGGCGCAGGTGTTGTCGTCAAGGTCGGCGAGGGCGTCACTCGGTTCGCGGAGGGCGACCATGTCGTCACTGCGTTCATCCCGGCATGCGGCGTCTGTGAGCCGTGCTCGCGTGGCGCGCAGAACATCTGTGACGAGGGTGCGGGTCTGCTGACCGGACTCTCGATCTCTGACAAGACTCACCGCGTGACGCAGAACGGTGAGGGTCTCACCCAGATGTGTCTGCTGGGCACGTTCTCGCCTTACATCACGGTGAACGAGGCGTCGCTGGTCAAGGTAGAGAACGACATTCCGCTTCAGCAAGCCGCTCTGCTCGGCTGCGGTGTTGCAACCGGCTGGGGTTCGGCGTCGGAGATCGGCGGGACTCGTGTCGGCGACACCGTGGTGGTCGTCGGTATCGGTGGTGTCGGCATCAACTCGGTCCAGGGGGCGAAGGCGTCCGGCGCGCGGCACGTTGTCGCCGTCGACCCGGTGAAGTTCAAGCGCGACATGGCAGAGAAGCTCGGCGCGACGCACACTTTCGAGTCGATGGAGGAGGCGATCCCCGCTGTCAACGAGCTGACGTGGGGAAAGATGGCGAACACCGTCGTCCTCACCATCGGTGAGATGAAGGGCGAGTACATCGCGCCTGCTGCGGCACTGACCGCGAAGGGCGGCCAGGTGGTTGTTGTCGGCATGGGCGACTACGCCGCGATGGACGTGAAGCTCAACCTGTTCGAGCTGACTCTGCTGCAGAAGCGGATTCAGGGCGCCATCTTCGGCGGCGCCGGACCGCGCACGCAGATCCCGAAGCTGCTCAACGAGTACCGGGCGGGCCAGCTCAATCTCGCCGACCTCGTCACTCAGACCTACCGGCTCGAAGACATCAACCGCGCCTACGACGACATGCTTGAAGGCAACAACATCCGCGGCATGGTCGTCTACGACGAGGCCGACTGGTAG